From Mercenaria mercenaria strain notata chromosome 17, MADL_Memer_1, whole genome shotgun sequence, the proteins below share one genomic window:
- the LOC123535574 gene encoding glycoprotein 3-alpha-L-fucosyltransferase A-like, with protein sequence MRFHLKRTVLWVVILLTGLIFIDFKVYDNSYLVNDQPLRKMFNQTTVGQTTQSNFTKIVSYLQTFTKRAVIKSQKLWATEAVKENLELLWPSREFYENDRITNQLNYRLGNESKSNNKLSDKGVKLKKIYLDSGFGGKRLGRWVFLEDKCNINTCEITRDRKYTDTADALFFQSSSSGTITRKSTQQIWMIFMLESPYHTAGLRSLRNVFNWTATYRHDSDIVAPYEKFVRYDEKVKFLPQKKSYAAGKTKKVAWFVSNCGARNERLQYARKLSKYIQVDIYGACGPLRCPRKNDKCFEMLNTDYKFYLSFENSNCRDYITEKFFVTGLQHDVIPIVMGAAPEDYSRAAPPHSFIHVDEFQSPEELAQYLHKLDQNDDLYNEYFRWKGTGSFINTYFWCRVCAMLHETSRESHAYRDLEKWWRGEGICIGKDNWRQRQRTSKYIAEDYLA encoded by the exons ATGCGTTTTCATCTTAAAAGGACAGTGCTTTGGGTTGTAATATTGTTAACCGGATTAATATTCATTGATTTTAAAGTCTATGATAATTCATATTTGGTAAATGATCAACCTTTACGAAAAATGTTCAATCAAACTACTGTGGGTCAGACAACACAATCTAATTTCACAAAAATTGTATCTTACTTACAAACCTTTACCAAAAGAGCAGTGATAAAATCGCAAAAATTATGGGCGACCGAAGCTGTCAAAGAAAATTTAGAACTTCTTTGGCCGAGTAgagaattttatgaaaatgacagAATAACGAATCAGTTAAATTATAGATTAGGAAATGAAAGTAAATCTAATAATAAGCTATCGGATAAAGGTGTTaaacttaagaaaatatatttagattCAGGATTTGGAGGAAAGCGTTTGGGACGATGGGTGTTTTTAGAAGACAAGTGTAATATAAACACGTGCGAGATAACACGAGATCGTAAATATACTGATACTGCAGACGCTTTATTCTTTCAGTCATCCTCAAGTGGAACCATAACTCGAAAATCAACACAGCAGATTTGGATGATTTTTATGCTAGAGTCGCCGTACCATACTGCCGGATTGAGAAGTTTACGTAATGTGTTTAACTGGACTGCCACTTATCGGCATGATTCCGATATAGTTGCTCCGTACGAAAAATTCGTACGTTATGACGAAAAagttaaatttcttccacaaaaaaAAAGTTACGCTGCAGGAAAAACTAAAAAAGTAGCTTGGTTTGTTTCAAACTGTGGCGCGAGAAATGAACGACTACAGTATGCCCGGAAGCTGTCAAAATATATTCAAGTAGACATATATGGAGCGTGTGGACCTTTACGATGCCCACGGAAGAAtgacaaatgttttgaaatgctCAATACTGACTATAAGTTTTACCTGTCATTTGAAAATTCGAATTGCAGAGACTACATAACCGAAAAATTCTTCGTCACAGGTCTACA ACATGACGTGATACCAATCGTTATGGGAGCCGCCCCTGAAGATTATTCGCGTGCTGCCCCACCCCATTCATTTATACACGTAGACGAATTCCAATCTCCAGAAGAGCTTGCACAATATCTGCACAAATTGGACCAAAATGATGATTTGTATAATGAATATTTCCGTTGGAAAGGGACGGGATCTTTTATCAACACTTACTTTTGGTGCCGCGTGTGCGCCATGTTGCACGAGACTTCCAGAGAATCTCACGCTTATCGTGATTTGGAAAAATGGTGGCGGGGAGAAGGTATCTGCATAGGTAAAGACAATTGGCGACAGCGACAGCGTACCTCAAAATATATTGCAGAAGATTACTTAGCATAG